In Leptospira kirschneri serovar Cynopteri str. 3522 CT, the sequence CGTTTTCTCTTTTCAAATTCAATACTACCAGTTGTTAGATCAATCATTTGTCTATCCGTTTTTTATCAAACGAATTGATAGAGATTGGCGCTCCGACTCTAAATTCTAATTTAGGATATTTTAGTTTTAACTTGGTTTCATTTTTGCCGAGAAAGTTTTTAAAATCGTTTTGAAAAAAATTCTCTTCTTTATTTTTGAAATATTACGGGATAAAAATCGATCCTTTTCAGTTGAGTTTGATTTTTTAAAAAATAGAACGATCCTAAAACCGAAATCAGTTCCCTTTGAATTTCAGGTTGACAGGCTATCTACAAACGAGAGTCTAATCGGTGCTATGAATCTGGTTCTAATAATAGCATGTGGTAAACAAAATGCCGGCCTATTCGATTCAATGAATAACGCTCCCGAACATCTTGGCCCTCTATTGATTCAATTTTTACTCGGAGTAGGTTTCTCCGCTCTGATTCTTACCCTTGCCATACTCATAGGTCCTAAGAAAAAATCTAAACCTCAGGACACTTTTGAATGTGGAGTACAGTACTACGGAGACGCAAGGGGACTTTTTAACATCAAGTTTTACTTAGTTGCGGTTCTTTTTATACTGTTCGACATCGAAGCGGTTTTTCTATTTCCCTACGCGGTCAATCTAATCGGATTCAAAAACGCCGGTCTTGGTTTTTTTCTATTCTTCGAGATGTTTGTGTTTGTTCTAACCTTAGTAGTAGGTTTATACTATATCTGGAAGAAAGGAGCGCTGGAATGGGACTAAGTGATTTGAGTAAAACGCCTGGCCAGGCACTGGGAGATATGGTTCAACTTGGAAACGTGGAATCCGTAATCCAATGGGGAAGAAGTTATTCTCTTTGGCCTTATCCTTTTGCCACCGCCTGTTGTGGTATCGAGTACATGAGCACCGCCTGTTCCGATTATGACATAGCGCGTTTTGGTGCGGAACGTCCTTCGTTTTCACCTCGTCAGGCGGATATGATTCTCGTTTTGGGAACCATCACCTACAAGATGGCTCCGGTTTTAAGACAGATCTATGACCAAATGGCGGAACCTAAATTTGTAATCAGTGTAGGTGCCTGCGCTTCCTCAGGAGGAATGTTTCATACTTACGGTGTGTTACAAGGAGTGGATCGGATTCTACCCGTGGACGTATATGTTCCAGGATGTCCTCCCAGACCCGAAGCCATTTTAGACGCACTTTTAAAATTGCAGACTAAATTAAAAACCCAGGGCTTGGAAGCAAGACGTCAAGAAGTAATGCAAAAGATCCAGGAACTCAACGAAAGAAATAAGCCCCTGGTTGTGCGATGAAAGAAAAAGTAGAAAGTTTCCTCAAAGAAAAATTCCCTCATTTTTTAGATTCTCAGGAAGAAGTAGTATCCAACGTTCCCGTTTTTTTTCTCAAGGCGGAAGGGATTGTTCCGGTAATCTCAGCGCTCAAAAACGATCCAACACTTCATTATAATTTTCTAAATGATTTAACCGCGGTGGACTGGCTCGGTAAAAAAGAGCCTCGTTTCGAAGTCAATTATCTGCTTCGTTCCGCAAATCAATCCT encodes:
- a CDS encoding NADH-quinone oxidoreductase subunit A; amino-acid sequence: MNNAPEHLGPLLIQFLLGVGFSALILTLAILIGPKKKSKPQDTFECGVQYYGDARGLFNIKFYLVAVLFILFDIEAVFLFPYAVNLIGFKNAGLGFFLFFEMFVFVLTLVVGLYYIWKKGALEWD
- a CDS encoding NADH-quinone oxidoreductase subunit B; amino-acid sequence: MGLSDLSKTPGQALGDMVQLGNVESVIQWGRSYSLWPYPFATACCGIEYMSTACSDYDIARFGAERPSFSPRQADMILVLGTITYKMAPVLRQIYDQMAEPKFVISVGACASSGGMFHTYGVLQGVDRILPVDVYVPGCPPRPEAILDALLKLQTKLKTQGLEARRQEVMQKIQELNERNKPLVVR